In the Lytechinus variegatus isolate NC3 chromosome 17, Lvar_3.0, whole genome shotgun sequence genome, GCTTCTCTCACAATGTTTAGACAATGTTTCATAActgtaaaggtcaagtccagctcagaaaaatgtggattttaacaaaaagagaaaaaaaataaaacaaaaattatgctgaaaaatttcatcaaaatcggatgtaaaatgcatgaaataagaaagttatgacattttaaagttttgcttatttttttcacaaaataatgatatgcaTAACCCAGAGACattcaaatgagacagtcgatgatgtccctcactatttcttttgtttttcgttgtttgaattatatatttctttttttacaattttgacAATAATTAATTTTCGTTTCACAGGACAACATGGAGAAcgtttgaatatttcatatttcatataataaaaatataaaagaaatagtcagtgaatgatgtcatcagtcccctcatttgcatatcgacaaTACATATCGactgtttcgtgaaattaagcaaaacagtaaaatatcacaactttcttattttacatacgattttgatgaaattttcagctaaGGCTtgtgttacatgtatttttctcagtgtattcatatcaacatgttttttgggggtggacttgacctttaaggaagACTGACTAGTACACGTGACGTGGTTCATGCTTCGTTTATCATCAACAATTACCCAGTCTTATATTTCCTGATCCGAAAAATGAAACAGACTCGATTTAATTCTGGACTGCATTCCAAATACATTTCCTTATTGCCTCAGCTCAGCCATCATAATTTTAAAGACGTTGGTTAGCGTTGATTTGAGTTGAAAACAAAGTTCAGGTCCTGCCTGTTACCTGTGCTTCTTATATGTTGTAAAACAGGACAATTGaaactgaaaatgaatatttcattttctaatataaaagagaaaaaagtgtAGTGAACGGAAACACCATATCGAAATTCTACTCCGAATACATGTACACCtgtaatatatatacatgcataatcccgaacaaaatgatgattattcGGTCATTAACTACAGTTTTCTTTTGTATAGTTAACTTCGATATGATCACAATCGCagttcagattaaaaaaaaaacttagaatATTATCCCAGTATCAGACTGAAGTCCCATCTCCTgatgattttgttgttgttttataatgcatttttattccctttttttaaagaatgttctgtaatgtCATATGACATTCAGTAGCACTCAACTAGCCGGATTGTCGATGGCAGCAGGTTTGCATGTAGTGCATTTGGTACAGTGCGGTATATGTATTTGGGATGACGTCAGTCTACTAAGCGCGCAACATGTATGAGTCATGTTTCATAAGTGACTGGGAATTAAAACTACTAAATTagtttttattatatgaaatcaggttcattaaaaaaaaagagggccATCCCTTGTGGAAAGAACACAGGGACAGACCACGTgatcacagcgtgttcacatagCAGACTACGTGCAAATATTAGTCACACTGTTCAAATGCTCagattcaacagtgtgaagatgatttcacactgtggacacctccacaGTGTGACTGCTCATCGTGTGTTCATatggtcgactatgtgaatgTGTGTTTCACACTGTAGAATTTCTCAAATACATCAGTGTGAAAGGTGATTTCACAGTGTGTTCCACATTGTGAACACACGGTGCCACACACTGTAAGGGCATTGTGTTCTTTCcagtagtcatggtagtgaTGTAACTCAAGCACGgccaaaaaatacaatacatttATGCGCCCGGGAGAAAGCGCCCTTCATATAGGcgctatatatttttattttctcacaaATCTTTTATTAAGGAGTTACAGTACGCGTGATATTCTTTGTCGGTACGCACtcaaaatgttgggcaacatactgcccactgtgttgggtaatgtatgttggcaAAGAATAAGTCATGTTATGGGCAATTAtcatccaattgagcaaattcaTCTCCCAAATAATGGTTTTTGTTACCCAATAtgggcagattttaaccaaaAGGTATGTCGACAGTATGTTGCATAGGgttggttaatttttttttctttagagtgTACGGGATTATATCTTCCTCCCCCTCAATTTTTTCATCAATTCCATTTATATCTCTGTTCTCTTTAATTtcacccctctctttctctcacacacacacgctttctttttttttgggggggggtcgagGAAATATGTTTGTGTTGGGTAAGTGCTGCGGAGAAgatccattttcacattttcactGGAATGCATagcttattttctttctctttttcttagTGAGCAAATTTTTAATTCCAATAACCACTCTTTCACGATTAGGCAATCACAAAGCCACAGTTCAATTGTCATTATACCTATGGCATATATATGTATCTCATATACTGTAACTACCACCGTGGGGATACATATATATCTCgcgtgtggagcgttgtggcccagtggataagtcttctgactttgaaacagagggtcgtgggttcgaatcccagccatggcgtaatttccttcagcaagaaatgtatccacatcgtgctgcactcgacccaggtgaggtgaatgtgtacccggcaggattaattccttgaatgcatgagcgctgaaaggcagctcgagctaaagccgggataataataataataacaacgcgcctcggaatagaatatttctagatagatggcgctatgtaaatacctattattattattattatctcatAATGGGATccagtgcccccctccccctcgtTAACAGCTTTCCTTTATGGTCAATTGTTTTCCCTTATCATTTTACATTTATCAGTTGACTTCCCAACCCGCCATGTGCGCAATCATCTTTACAATGTTCAACAAGTAAGTGACTCGATTAGACACACGACAAAGAGAAAGGTAAAAcgtatattttattcataatgtaTTACATTGCGATATTTGTGCGTTCACGAACATTTCGACCCACGTTTGCATAAACTTTCTATCGCTAACGTCAGACCAAGTgggatttcatgaaagttgaAATCTGACTAAAGCTTCAAATGAAGACATCGAGATCGAAGACAAGAGCTGCCTGTTTCCTATCATGCATATGCTCCATGCTAATAAAATTTAGATCCATTAATTAGACataggggaatccagccttggcgataaaatgttatgttgggaaggagaaaaataaattaaacagaatggtgaaagtttgaaagaaatcggacaagcaatgagaaagttatagctgctttaaaattgagatcactaatactatgtagatttcaaattggcaactgtgtaagtaaattatgacaaggggcaaggacaactttcccataggccatgtactttattatcagggatttgtggttttctcctaagtacccattcccctggggcagtaatctaaatataacccaggtagtatattgtaatatgtcctcatgaaagaaaaatataatttgaaataaaacttttgggaaaaatgacattttagccataatatgtattggagtacatggaagagtagtccttgccttacatcactatgacatcccatatgcagccaatttgaagtctccatgggtatagtgattaccaatatttacaacttttaaaaattcataactttcttgttgtttgtccaatattgttcaaactttcacctatcaacttgtctgatttttcttttccttataaaaacaagtttttatttgggttggattcccctttaattagacataggagaaaaaaaaacaatattttcgcAATAAggttgttttgtaaaatttgcaACTAAGCTATTTATTTGCTTAAATATTAATTTGCTTGCAAAAGCGATTTGGCTTTCTACAAAAGTCTATTAGCGCTACAACTCGATTTTCAACCTATAGGGATCATAACTTGAGTTGCACTTGAACACAGTTCTTCCCTCCAACACACCCATGAAAGTCAGGTCCAGATTCGAAAAAAGAAGACTGCCTTAGGCCAATCGTGTAAGTGCAGAATTAAGAagtgttttatcattatttgagGGCGCTCAGTCCAAATATGCTATTTCCCAACCTTGAATGGTTGTCATTCCTTTAAAGGTAAAATCCTCAAAAACGGCAAAAACAATATGGCCGCCATTTTACAGCCTTTTTTGCTCTCTTTTGACCCCTAAACCTGCTACAAAaatgtttgtcattttttctggtACTATTTGATGTCAGgcataacataatatacatCTACCAAAATCCGCATTCGGGAAAGCgtttattttcaagatggcgtctaagATAGCTGCCATTCACTGAAAATTAACATAACTGACTCTTCATCCACCCTAGACATCCCTTTTTGATGAATATATGGAATAAAAGGCTCACTAATACAGGTAAGTGAACATAAGCACTCCAGTGTACttagaaatccaagatggcgtccaaaatggctgccatagcataaaaattcacaattcatttattacctattttagtgtttttaattttagttttattcAATGGTTGTTGTAAAGGTGAAGTAGTGATAAGGGGCAGGTTGCAAGGACAGTCAGCGGTCCACTCTGTCcaaaattccaagatggctttaGAAATTTGAGTCTAAAATGGCCGTTGTTATCTAAAAACCCTAAAAaccgacatagtttgtttaCTATCCGCttgtgaaatatgattttggtgtctaatcCATGGTTTAAAGGCTTAAGTTATACGTCAGAACAGGTTAAAAGGACAGTCAATGGTCCTatatgtccaaaaatcaaagatggtttgcaaaaatggagtttaaaatggaTGTCGTCAATTACAAACCAACATAATTTGTTACCTGTTGTTACCTAAAATCTGACATAGTTTAATATCCACCTGGGATGCTGTCTAACCTTTTGTTTATAATGTTTATAAGGCCAAGCAATACATGAGGATGCGTTACAAGGACAATCAATGGTCCTGTATGTtcagaaatccaagatggctttaaAAAAAGGAGTCAAGGATGACTGtttttacttaaaaatggaCAGAGTTCATTCAGAATCCACctgggagatatgattttagtGACTACATTATAATTTAAAGggttgaataatattttttaccagttacaatggtatgaattagtccattttgcctaaaacCTAAAAAATTGTTTCCAAAATGCGTCTAAAATGAGTCCCATCACAtagtatgtgaaaaaaatatttggtgtcTACGCTATTGTGGCTTGAAGGATCAAATAATACATCTGGACAAGTAACAAGAATGATCAGTTTAcctttttgtcaaaaaaatcaGAAGTGACTTCTAAAATTACGTAAGAATGACTGCTGTTCTCGACTCATGAAACCTTATAATATTCCTTAGCACTAAAGTGAATTATAGTAAATTTGACATGTAGGTGAAAATGTATCCCATtgtgtttgggtttttttttcgtgTTTTTACATACTGTTGCAGCACAGTATAATGTTGTAACTTGTAACACTTATTCTCTTTGAGCCTTAAAAACATAACagagacaccaaaataatatctttacatgggataataacaaagttgtgCCCTTTTTGTATTACTGGGGgccaattttacaattttgagaGCCTTCGATTTTTGAACAAAATTGACAGCAGCGTATCCCTGTAATTTTTGTTAACCTATatcatttgacccttgaaaacACGGGAAAGACACAAAAATGTACACATCATAATTATGCACGTTGCACCAAATTTTTAAGAAACAGCAACAATTCTTTAAGTCATTATGAATTTTTTAGACAATCGGCACAACTGACAAACCTTGACAATTTTCCAATGTTTATTTGTTTCCATTGAAACCGTGATGAGGGGGCGGGTCTTTTTGgtgaatttcaatcattttactATATGCATTTCACCCATTTCAAAATTACAACGTCCATTATAGAGTCCATATTGGAAGGGCGTTGGATTCTCTAACACACTCACTATCTCATAACATGTCCTGATGCAGTTTTTGTCTTGAAAACCTCTTAAATATAAGATAATTTTCTGACGCTGCAGTATACATAGAGGATTAACTTTTACTTTTGGAGTTGATGGTGCAACGAATACTGTTCTGGACACCATCTTGGGCAGGTACCCTGGGTGACCTTTACTTTAGCTATAACCTGTCTTAATAGATTTTGTTTAACCCTTAGtttcataaaatacatgtaggtacttATACCCTAAGagtttgaaatttcaaaaactaacATCCGTTAAGATTTATGTGACTTCGATCACCGCCACCAATGTCATttgctgccgtcggaaaagcgacgtCCATGTCTTGCTTCGATCTGCTATGCTAGCGATGAAAAAATCGAACAAGTTGaacaaattatcaaacatttggCAATATTATTTATTAAGCAACAGCTGTGaatcatggcagccatcttggaattaaagatggctgacgaatcaatcggaagttttatttttacaatccaggtataaaaaaatacagcaTAGACCATCATTTCCGAAACATTATCACCCATAGAAATCGTTTAAAAGGGGAAAACGCATTCAAAATactgccattttgttttttgccgatttgaggatgaaaacgtcggaatcaagtttggcaaacagcatttttggattcagcacccctgaattaccttaaaacgattgataaatcagcattaacacaaaatgcctaaagAACCTTTTTTCtgagcacattttttaaaatctggacctgactatgATTAGGCAATATGTAAATTAGTATTTATATACATTAGCATAGTGTAAACACATTTACAACATACAAACGCTTAAAATGACTTATCACCTTAGAATTAATGTAGCCccgtcatatatatatatatatatgtatatataataaacAGAATAAAGTAATAGTTACTTTTTGGAATGAAAACtattaaaagtgaaattctCTCCAGCTGTGTTTAGTGTTATTCTATTCTTGACGGAGAGCAGGTTGTCTTTATAATGCTTTAGACGACTTACAATGAGGTAATGATAATATTTCTTACaacttcattatcattatcattattattaagttTAAGGTTACACACACATCCAAAACACCCGATACATCCACCCCGCACATACACACAAAACCCCCACACTCATCATGCTGCGAATAAAATTGTAGCAAGTTTGTCCGACATTGAGCATGATGGAGCAATATGTAAATTTACAAGTATATATACTTTAGCTTAGTGTAAAAACACTTAAAGTGACTCATGCCGTTAGGGTTAATGTAGCCTCGTCATAtgtagtaatatatatataatatataataaatataataaaataatagttGACATTTGCAACGAAAACTATTAAAAGTGAAAAGCTTTTCTCCAATTATTCAGTTTAATATTTTCTATTCTTGACGGAGAGCATGTTGTATATAGTGTAATTATTATTGAATTTAGTGAAGTATATTGTGCATTGTCATTATAGTACTTTAGACGACTTGCAatgaggtaataataatatttcttacaactattataactattatcataACTAGTATCGAAAAAAGTTTATAATATAGTTACACACACATTTAAAACACGCCATACATCCACCCCACTCACACAACACACGCACACATTATCCTACAAATGAAATTGTAGCAAATTTGTCCCCGGAGGGGCAGTCAAGTATTAAActaatttaaaagaattttaaaataatttttttcttcagggtaTAAAAACATcgattaaaaaaagttttttttgaaagactggtcaatggttaTCCGCGTGGTTAAACTTATTCAGGGtacatttggtctaccatcaatttTGCAGTTTGGTCTAGTTGCCGATAAGTCTCCACTACTCTGTGATTGGTGTAATACCGGCATGTCGCGACATAATCTAATTCTCACTGAGTATAATTCTCAATTTTAACCTCGTTcacttatttattctttttgttaaatgaaatattggttCATAAACAATTCATCTAACCATGCAGACCAAATGGTGTTAGATcaagtggatattagacgaaattGGTATAGCCTTACTGGAAAAAAGACATAATAGTACGTTTGCTATATGGAAATGACAAATTTTGGGGATGAGATGTAACGGGAATCAGACAAAACGGTTGTAGACCAATCGGAAATTTTCTTCTTAAAAATGAGTAAGAATTCTACAAATAGACCAGGCCTACATATTCAGGAATAGTAATTTAACCTTTCAGGCCGAGAGGGTCAGCATTCCATGGACATCAGCGTCATCATATGTCTTTTCATTCACCAATTTAATTTGcccttcaaataaaataatttgaccCATAGAACTGAGTTCCATACCAATTACAAAACCAGGGTTATTTGTAACTACAAAGATTTCCCCATTTTAACTGTTTTGATTTCTTCGAATTGGGGAGGAAACCGTTTCATATGTTCCGCCTTCATTGGTTTTGTCTTCGTCATATTCATGGTACATAGCAGCAGCCTGATTCTCGTAGACCGCGGAATCAGTTGGTTCTTGCGGTAGAGATCCATCTTCTGGAGTATTGGACAAAGTCTTTGAGATTGTTGCCATCTCCTGGTAGGTTCTGCCTCCCTCATCCTCAGGCCTGGGCTGTAGGTCCATGTAAGGATCGGGTCCCTTACATTCAGTCTCCGCAGTCATTCCTTTGCGTCTACATAGTGATAGAAATGGAAAGgacaaatgtcgtgtcacccgTGAGCGACCCAAAAGACACACTATGGTGAATCAACAAGTGCATGTGTTTGatatataatgattatttcACAGATATTGTTGAATCAGTTGACACAGAAACACGTTATCACGACTACACATAATTAACGGAATGAGCCGTGGTAAAACAAGACTGGAGTCACTGGTCCTATTCTAAATTCAGGTTTAAcctagaccacggtctaactctgtgctaaaattatagggagcaaaaaaatcaaaaatatttttaaagtgtATATTTCTTACgttcactattttgtttccctttactttcataatgaagaaagaTACTTCAGTTATTATTCTCAGACAATTATGagcaatttgggtgtcatatgagttagtAAATTtaatgtgtactgttagggatttctgctcaaattggctctccatagttaagcCACAGCTTTAAACCAAGCTTTAAGTTAAACcggagttcagaatacgggtcacTGAATTCAtctaaagtaaaacaaaaaaagtggTTGGACTATTCgctgaagttatacatgtagagaaATATATGAATAGAATCCTTAAATAAAGTTACGTTTTTCCCTGACAGATCGACCAATACAATATTTCGGATTGGTACCACATTATTTGTTAAAGTTGTAATACGGGCAAATCCGAAGTTTGATTAAATATCCCCAACTGAtatggaaacctttttttttatttctcactcCAATGTTGGGTTCGTCCccatctacagtgcgtataaaaaaaaccgGGACAGATTAAAAAAGTCTATAAGATTTTTGTTTCAAGTCattatctctatattttggtgtcaataggtgctctaaggtctcATCCTTCGAAAACCATTAAAATAAATTAGTTTCGttaatgcttgagcgaacacagaatgtttttgtctggggctAAAAAgaaggcttgcgccaaaatggcatagaatgatgaatatgatgatctgacttcttgctaatcagcagacttcctcttaaccttgtGATTATctatgccataattttcgaattatgtggtcaaaaatcatttccaaatttacttatttgctttaatatttatgttgttcctttttaatatgttctcttgtaGCTttaaatattccttctttaggcaagaacatttgtttaaccgaagtatgggagagtgggcttttttcaaatcctttcattgcgtgctacaaaggttatggtgcctttgaacagagGCATACTGATGGatgggggctcggggtgctccccaccccccccccccccccaaaaaaaaaatcatgactaagaaaaaaagtggaaaggaaataaaagaaagcataaaaacgaaatatgaaatccttttctgaatattatttcaaaatcacaaaatttgatatttttatgaaaaagtgGAAACGTTTACTTGCTCGCtccacaactttttaatacatgtacattttacccgatctgccatatcttgctccttcaaaatggaatgaatacaccattgccattgaaagacataaATCATTTCCTGTTTGCACTGTCAAGCACATatttaaacttggtgaaggattcaaaaaccccttgaaaataggattcatgtcttttccataacataatttgtttcacatgataaaaggatttgaatcaTTACAGATTCTCCCAatcaataatgcaaatctttttacttgggttgacaaaaagccTTCTTTTAtcacttatgaaaaaaaaggcaaaagaagtttaaataaaaaacgaaaaaattcaggtaaataaataaatttgtaagtaaaatttgacagcataattcgaaaattatggcaaagaaaattaaagattaagaggaagtctgctgattagccaagagtctaatcatcaaatttctcatttctgccattttggcgcaagcctctttttgaactccgataaaaacgtcccgtgttcgctcaatcatgaacaaaatttattttttaaatggcatttcaaagataagatctcagagcatctattaacatcaaaatatagatataataatttgaaacaaaatttttatagacatttcaaaactgtcccgtttttttatacgcactgtattatcATATATATTGACATCCAATCGTTCCAAGAAAGTGTCATACAACTCGAATGCATAGATTTGATAACACTGTCCTATTTATCGATCTGTCTGGAGAAGGCATGACTTTatttaaaagagaatgaaacctttataacaagatagcttgtgtgaaagcagagaaatcaaagaaacagatcaacgaaagtttgagaaaaatcggacaaataatgagaaggtTAAGAGCAtctgaatattgcgatcactaatgccatggagatcctcactTTGGCAATGcggcaaagatgtgtgatgtcactgataaacaactctccccattgcactggtatatatttcacttaaattacctcttttatcacatctatcagtagatcatgtattcttactataggagggcatgtaacaCAGATTTGTAAAGAATATAAGAAAAaccaaaaagagacattttgggggtattttacagcccatcaaagggaaagttgttcacatgtgacatcacacatccttgtcacattgccaatgagaggatctccatagcattagtgattgcaatattcaaatgctcataactttctcattgtttgtccaatttttctcaaactttctttattgtttttctttgatttttctgtttcaacacaagcctactcattccaaaggtttcattctcctttaaggattCTATTGTATATTCTATAATTCTCTAGATGTTATAACTTATATTCAGCGAATAGTCCAACCAGCTTTGTTACCGTATGAAAAGTCATGCAGAACACATTCTTGCTGTGGCACGTGTATTCatgtttgaattaattgaacGATTAAAACTaaagtttaaattttaaaaattattgctGATTCAAAACTGGTTAAAGTCCCGGTTAAAGGGCCTCGACTAGTCAGTCATTCGCACCATTTTGGGGGTGTCGTTTGTgttctagtggttacgactttCGTCTTttaatcagagggacgtgggttcaaaaCCCAgtcatggcgtagtttccttctgcaagaaatgTGCCCATttaattgtgctgcactcgacataggtgaggtgaatgggtacccggtaagaTTCCTTGAATTCCTTGAAAGCGCCTACACGGCGGCTCATCTACAGTCGAGGTAAtaatgataccaagtatcaggCAAAGTAGGGTATATGCAATTATATTAGCTGCGcccatattattatcattattaccaatgCTCACTTACCTTTGCCGAAAAAgcaatattgtaaaaatagtaacAACCATGGCATACAGCAACAGAATTACCACCACTATGATCAGACCAACTTGTCCtcctggataaaaaaaaaacccaacaaattATAACACGcaataataaagcaatattgactggcctcggggCGATACGACATATATCGACCAAACTAGATTTATATAAAGGGTGATACGAATTCAGAGAGGGCGATATATGTTCTTtcgccagtcaatattgctattattaacaAAATCAGACATTTAGAGCAATAATCGTTAAAATTTAGAGGTTTTAGAGTTTAGGAATAGGATTCTATTTTCAGTCAGGACCATATTCGATTTTCCACTAAGGAAATATTAGTGTGGAAACGTTCATGGCTTACTTATGCCCATAGAGGGATTTCGATCGGCGTCGGCGTCTCTATCGATACGCTCTGTGCGATCGAAAAAACTAGCATTTTCACAGCCGTTTTCTCAAATGCGAAACATTCTACGATCTCGCA is a window encoding:
- the LOC121430598 gene encoding uncharacterized protein LOC121430598 produces the protein MGWKRGYRREEEREREREREADNLMCIQDGGQVGLIIVVVILLLYAMVVTIFTILLFRQRRKGMTAETECKGPDPYMDLQPRPEDEGGRTYQEMATISKTLSNTPEDGSLPQEPTDSAVYENQAAAMYHEYDEDKTNEGGTYETVSSPIRRNQNS